A portion of the Pleuronectes platessa chromosome 15, fPlePla1.1, whole genome shotgun sequence genome contains these proteins:
- the tbc1d8b gene encoding TBC1 domain family member 8B isoform X1, protein MWLNPEEILLKNAFKLWLTEKDNEYFVLQRRRGYGEGGGGLTGLLVGTLDTVLDSTSKVAPFRILHHRPDSQVYWSIACGVTKEEIVQHWDWLQQNIMRTLSVFDSSDDITSFVQGKIRGLIAEEGKSSMVLEEDPEKFREALLRFEKWFELPPQEKLVTYYSCSYWRGKVPCQGWLYLSTNFLSFYSYLLGSEVKLVISWDEIWKLEKTANVILTESIHVLAHGEDHYFSMLMHLNETFVIMEQLADYSIKRLFDKEAFKKEPALSDPMQITKRGLEAHAKSAQFRTFFRLPNEENLLEAHESFLWVPFCHFNTLGKICLSENYLCFASQDGSQCHIIIPMREVVNVEKPDSSSKALTVCVRGKRAVRFSEVRDYQRLANSIRSRCGISPSPQHSASSGVIRGECQSLINHFEDNPDDVTLMVGQKDSSKAVSTEALMTVFHPQDVENLDPKMLKEKMKEQSWNIHFSEYGRGTSMFFTRKTRDLIVRGVPEALRGELWMLFSGAVNDMATHPGYYTEVVEQSLGTSTLATDEIERDLHRSLPEHPAFQSDTGISALRRVLTAYAYRNPKIGYCQAMNILTSVLLLYAKEEEAFWLLVAVCERMLPDYFNRRIIGALVDQAVFEDLIRENLPQLVEHMTDLSFFSSVSLSWFLTLFISVLPIESAVNVVDCFFYDGIKAILQLGLAVLDYNMDALISCHDDAEAVTILSKFFDSVTNKDSPLPSTVQQASVGHNDNSSRLNVDISELIREAYEKYGNIRSEEVESSRKRNKLYVIQTLEDTTKQNVIRVVSQEVKFSASNLDELYNLFKRQHFLSCYWTMQSPALLHHDPSLAYLEQYQLGFQQFSVLFSLLEPWGFCTTKSTLSLWVFRLIDENQDGLVNFKEFCWAIDTLCCGSFTNKLKFLFKLHLPPAFTGSPLHVKEQRTQHFIPVTEDSSHLSRLTAFDLPEDGVIRKSPERGRGKVDLQAYLKQWQNEILKKEETIKDLPRINQNQFIQFSKTLYNIFQGDPEEETLYRAVAHVTSLLLRMEEVGRRLQETSSPTEPTKPSGASAAEEESSAEDASSPPESSDTTSSNNSQDAGTEVDWSFSFEQVLASLLNEPVIVRFFERPCDIQHKLAQARVAQLKLKVKK, encoded by the exons ATGTGGCTGAATCCGGAGGAGATCCTGCTGAAGAACGCCTTCAAACTGTGGCTCACCGAGAAGGATAACGAGTACTTCGTGCTGCAGAGGCGACGGGGGTACGGAGAAGGTGGCGGCGGGCTGACAG GCCTCCTTGTGGGAACTCTGGATACTGTCTTGGACTCCACATCCAAAGTTGCCCCCTTCCGCATCCTTCACCACAGACCTGACTCACAAGTGTACTGGTCGATAGCATGTG GTGTCACCAAAGAGGAGATTGTTCAGCACTGGGATTGGCTGCAGCAGAACATCATGAGGACGCTCTCTGTGTTCGACTCCAGCGACGACATCACCAGCTTTGTACAGGGCAAGATCCGG GGTCTTATTGCTGAGGAAGGGAAGTCGTCCATGGTGCTGGAAGAAGATCCTGAGAAGTTCCGAGAGGCACTCTTGAGGTTTGAGAAGTGGTTTGAGCTGCCGCCGCAGGAAAAGCTGGTCACATATTACTCATGCAGCTACTGGAGAGGCAAAGTGCCGTGCCAGGGCTGGCTCTACCTCAGCACCAACTTCCTGTCCTTCTATTCATACCTGCTGGGGTCTGAGG TGAAGCTGGTCATCTCCTGGGACGAGATCTGGAAGCTGGAGAAAACTGCCAACGTCATTCTGACCGAGAGCATCCATGTCCTGGCTCACGGAGAGGACCACTACTTCTCCATGCTGATGCACCTTAATGAAACCTTCGTCATCATGGAGCAGCTGGCCGACTACTCCATCAAGCGCCTTTTTGACAAAGAGGCCTTCAAGAAAGAGCCGGCTCTCTCCGACCCGATGCAAATAACCAAGAG AGGCCTAGAAGCTCATGCAAAGAGTGCGCAGTTCCGTACGTTTTTCAGGCTTCCAAATGAGGAAAACCTGTTAGAGGCGCATGAGAGCTTCCTGTGGGTGCCCTTCTGCCATTTCAACACACTTGGCAAGATCTGTCTCTCGGAGAACTACCTGTGTTTTGCCAGTCAGGATGGCAGCCAATGCCATATCATCATTCCAATGCGAGAG GTTGTTAACGTTGAGAAGCCCGACTCCAGCAGCAAAGCTTTAACGGTGTGTGTGCGCGGCAAGAGGGCCGTGCGTTTCTCCGAGGTGCGGGACTACCAGCGGCTTGCCAACTCCATTCGTAGCAGGTGTGGCATCAGTCCCAGCCCTCAGCACTCCGCTTCATCAGGg GTCATACGAGGCGAATGTCAGTCACTCATCAACCACTTTGAGGACAATCCAGATGATGTGACGCTGATGGTGGGACAGAAGGACAGCAGCAAGGCTGTCAGCACAGAGGCGCTCATGACGGTTTTCCACCCCCAGGATGTTGAAAACCTTGACCCCAAAATG CTTAAAGAAAAGATGAAGGAGCAGTCTTGGAACATTCATTTCTCTGAATATGGACGTGGCACAAGTATGTTCTTCACCAGGAAGACACGAGACTTGATAGTCCGTGGTGTTCCTGAGGCCTTGAGGGGAGAGCTCTGGATGCTTTTTTCAG GAGCTGTGAACGACATGGCCACTCATCCCGGTTATTACACTGAGGTGGTTGAACAGTCTCTGGGCACGAGCACTCTGGCTACAGATGAGATTGAAAGAGACTTGCACCGCTCTCTGCCAGAGCACCCGGCCTTTCAGAGCGACACAGGGATCTCAGCTCTACGCAGGGTGCTCACTGCTTATGCCTACAGGAACCCGAAAATCGGATACTGCCAG GCCATGAATATTCTCACCTCAGTTCTCCTGCTCTACgcaaaagaggaggaggcgtTCTGGCTCTTAGTGGCCGTGTGTGAGAGGATGTTGCCGGATTACTTTAACCGCCGAATTATTG GTGCTTTGGTTGACCAGGCCGTGTTCGAGGACCTGATTCGGGAAAACCTGCCCCAGCTGGTGGAGCACATGACAGACCTGAGTTTTTTCTCGTCCGTGTCCTTGTCCTGGTTTCTCACGCTCTTTATCAGTGTCCTGCCCATAGAGAGCGCCGTGAACGTGGTGGACTGTTTTTTCTACGACGGCATAAAAGCCATCCTGCAGCTCGGCCTGGCGGTGCTGGACTACAACATGGATGCGCTGATCAGCTGCCATGACGACGCAGAGGCCGTGACCATCCTCAGCAA ATTCTTTGACAGTGTAACAAACAAAGACAGCCCGTTACCTTCCACGGTGCAGCAAGCGTCAGTGGGACATAATGATAATTCATCCCGCTTGAACGTGGATATCAGTGAACTGATCCGAGAGGCCTACGAG aAATATGGAAACATCCGttcagaggaggtggagagctcACGGAAAAGAAACAAACTCTATGTGATCCAGACACTGGAGGATACAACCAAGCAAAATGTT ATTCGAGTGGTGTCCCAAGAAGTCAAATTCAGTGCCTCAAACCTCGATGAGCTTTATAATTTGTTCAAA AGGCAGCATTTCCTCAGCTGCTACTGGACAATGCAAAGTCCAGCTCTTCTCCATCATGACCCCAGCCTGGCGTATTTGGAGCAGTACCAGTTGGGTTTCCAACAATTCAGCGtgctcttctctctcctggAGCCCTGGGGTTTCTGCACCACCAAGAGCACCCTCTCCCTCTGGGTCTTCCGCCTGATAGACGAGAACCAGGACGGCCTTGTCAACTTTAAAGAGTTCTGCTGGGCCATCG ACACTTTGTGCTGTGGATCTTTCACAAATAAGCTGAAATTCCTCTTCAAGCTGCACTTGCCACCAG CTTTTACAGGTAGTCCTTTGCACGTAAAGGAGCAAAGAACCCAGCACTTTATTCCAGTGACTGAAGACTCCTCTCACTTGAGTAGACTCACTG CATTCGATCTTCCAGAAGATGGTGTGATAAGGAAAAGCCCAGAAAGAG GTAGAGGAAAGGTGGACCTGCAGGCCTACCTGAAACAGTGGCAAAATGAAATactgaagaaagaagaaacCATCAAGGACCTTCCCCGTATTAATCAG aATCAGTTCATCCAGTTCTCCAAGACCTTGTACAACATTTTCCAGGGCGACCCAGAGGAGGAAACTCTGTACCGAGCCGTGGCCCACGTTACCAGCCTCCTCCTGAGGATGGAGGAGGTAGgacggaggctgcaggagacgaGCAGCCCGACCGAGCCCACGAAGCCCTCTGGCGCCTCTGCTGCGGAGGAGGAGTCTTCAGCCGAAGACGCCTCCAGCCCCCCGGAGAGCTCTGACACCACCAGCTCCAACAACAGTCAGGATGCAGGAACCGAGGTGGATTGGTCCTTCTCGTTCGAACAGGTGCTGGCGTCTCTGCTCAACGAGCCGGTCATAGTCAGGTTTTTCGAAAGGCCCTGTGACATTCAGCATAAACTGGCACAAGCCAGGGTTGCCCAGCTGAAGCTGAAGGTAAAGAAGTGA
- the tbc1d8b gene encoding TBC1 domain family member 8B isoform X3, with protein MWLNPEEILLKNAFKLWLTEKDNEYFVLQRRRGYGEGGGGLTGLLVGTLDTVLDSTSKVAPFRILHHRPDSQVYWSIACGVTKEEIVQHWDWLQQNIMRTLSVFDSSDDITSFVQGKIRGLIAEEGKSSMVLEEDPEKFREALLRFEKWFELPPQEKLVTYYSCSYWRGKVPCQGWLYLSTNFLSFYSYLLGSEVKLVISWDEIWKLEKTANVILTESIHVLAHGEDHYFSMLMHLNETFVIMEQLADYSIKRLFDKEAFKKEPALSDPMQITKRGLEAHAKSAQFRTFFRLPNEENLLEAHESFLWVPFCHFNTLGKICLSENYLCFASQDGSQCHIIIPMREVVNVEKPDSSSKALTVCVRGKRAVRFSEVRDYQRLANSIRSRCGISPSPQHSASSGVIRGECQSLINHFEDNPDDVTLMVGQKDSSKAVSTEALMTVFHPQDVENLDPKMLKEKMKEQSWNIHFSEYGRGTSMFFTRKTRDLIVRGVPEALRGELWMLFSGAVNDMATHPGYYTEVVEQSLGTSTLATDEIERDLHRSLPEHPAFQSDTGISALRRVLTAYAYRNPKIGYCQAMNILTSVLLLYAKEEEAFWLLVAVCERMLPDYFNRRIIGALVDQAVFEDLIRENLPQLVEHMTDLSFFSSVSLSWFLTLFISVLPIESAVNVVDCFFYDGIKAILQLGLAVLDYNMDALISCHDDAEAVTILSKFFDSVTNKDSPLPSTVQQASVGHNDNSSRLNVDISELIREAYEKYGNIRSEEVESSRKRNKLYVIQTLEDTTKQNVIRVVSQEVKFSASNLDELYNLFKRQHFLSCYWTMQSPALLHHDPSLAYLEQYQLGFQQFSVLFSLLEPWGFCTTKSTLSLWVFRLIDENQDGLVNFKEFCWAIDTLCCGSFTNKLKFLFKLHLPPAHRLTSEEELASGDNGQYRAFCHSGVPA; from the exons ATGTGGCTGAATCCGGAGGAGATCCTGCTGAAGAACGCCTTCAAACTGTGGCTCACCGAGAAGGATAACGAGTACTTCGTGCTGCAGAGGCGACGGGGGTACGGAGAAGGTGGCGGCGGGCTGACAG GCCTCCTTGTGGGAACTCTGGATACTGTCTTGGACTCCACATCCAAAGTTGCCCCCTTCCGCATCCTTCACCACAGACCTGACTCACAAGTGTACTGGTCGATAGCATGTG GTGTCACCAAAGAGGAGATTGTTCAGCACTGGGATTGGCTGCAGCAGAACATCATGAGGACGCTCTCTGTGTTCGACTCCAGCGACGACATCACCAGCTTTGTACAGGGCAAGATCCGG GGTCTTATTGCTGAGGAAGGGAAGTCGTCCATGGTGCTGGAAGAAGATCCTGAGAAGTTCCGAGAGGCACTCTTGAGGTTTGAGAAGTGGTTTGAGCTGCCGCCGCAGGAAAAGCTGGTCACATATTACTCATGCAGCTACTGGAGAGGCAAAGTGCCGTGCCAGGGCTGGCTCTACCTCAGCACCAACTTCCTGTCCTTCTATTCATACCTGCTGGGGTCTGAGG TGAAGCTGGTCATCTCCTGGGACGAGATCTGGAAGCTGGAGAAAACTGCCAACGTCATTCTGACCGAGAGCATCCATGTCCTGGCTCACGGAGAGGACCACTACTTCTCCATGCTGATGCACCTTAATGAAACCTTCGTCATCATGGAGCAGCTGGCCGACTACTCCATCAAGCGCCTTTTTGACAAAGAGGCCTTCAAGAAAGAGCCGGCTCTCTCCGACCCGATGCAAATAACCAAGAG AGGCCTAGAAGCTCATGCAAAGAGTGCGCAGTTCCGTACGTTTTTCAGGCTTCCAAATGAGGAAAACCTGTTAGAGGCGCATGAGAGCTTCCTGTGGGTGCCCTTCTGCCATTTCAACACACTTGGCAAGATCTGTCTCTCGGAGAACTACCTGTGTTTTGCCAGTCAGGATGGCAGCCAATGCCATATCATCATTCCAATGCGAGAG GTTGTTAACGTTGAGAAGCCCGACTCCAGCAGCAAAGCTTTAACGGTGTGTGTGCGCGGCAAGAGGGCCGTGCGTTTCTCCGAGGTGCGGGACTACCAGCGGCTTGCCAACTCCATTCGTAGCAGGTGTGGCATCAGTCCCAGCCCTCAGCACTCCGCTTCATCAGGg GTCATACGAGGCGAATGTCAGTCACTCATCAACCACTTTGAGGACAATCCAGATGATGTGACGCTGATGGTGGGACAGAAGGACAGCAGCAAGGCTGTCAGCACAGAGGCGCTCATGACGGTTTTCCACCCCCAGGATGTTGAAAACCTTGACCCCAAAATG CTTAAAGAAAAGATGAAGGAGCAGTCTTGGAACATTCATTTCTCTGAATATGGACGTGGCACAAGTATGTTCTTCACCAGGAAGACACGAGACTTGATAGTCCGTGGTGTTCCTGAGGCCTTGAGGGGAGAGCTCTGGATGCTTTTTTCAG GAGCTGTGAACGACATGGCCACTCATCCCGGTTATTACACTGAGGTGGTTGAACAGTCTCTGGGCACGAGCACTCTGGCTACAGATGAGATTGAAAGAGACTTGCACCGCTCTCTGCCAGAGCACCCGGCCTTTCAGAGCGACACAGGGATCTCAGCTCTACGCAGGGTGCTCACTGCTTATGCCTACAGGAACCCGAAAATCGGATACTGCCAG GCCATGAATATTCTCACCTCAGTTCTCCTGCTCTACgcaaaagaggaggaggcgtTCTGGCTCTTAGTGGCCGTGTGTGAGAGGATGTTGCCGGATTACTTTAACCGCCGAATTATTG GTGCTTTGGTTGACCAGGCCGTGTTCGAGGACCTGATTCGGGAAAACCTGCCCCAGCTGGTGGAGCACATGACAGACCTGAGTTTTTTCTCGTCCGTGTCCTTGTCCTGGTTTCTCACGCTCTTTATCAGTGTCCTGCCCATAGAGAGCGCCGTGAACGTGGTGGACTGTTTTTTCTACGACGGCATAAAAGCCATCCTGCAGCTCGGCCTGGCGGTGCTGGACTACAACATGGATGCGCTGATCAGCTGCCATGACGACGCAGAGGCCGTGACCATCCTCAGCAA ATTCTTTGACAGTGTAACAAACAAAGACAGCCCGTTACCTTCCACGGTGCAGCAAGCGTCAGTGGGACATAATGATAATTCATCCCGCTTGAACGTGGATATCAGTGAACTGATCCGAGAGGCCTACGAG aAATATGGAAACATCCGttcagaggaggtggagagctcACGGAAAAGAAACAAACTCTATGTGATCCAGACACTGGAGGATACAACCAAGCAAAATGTT ATTCGAGTGGTGTCCCAAGAAGTCAAATTCAGTGCCTCAAACCTCGATGAGCTTTATAATTTGTTCAAA AGGCAGCATTTCCTCAGCTGCTACTGGACAATGCAAAGTCCAGCTCTTCTCCATCATGACCCCAGCCTGGCGTATTTGGAGCAGTACCAGTTGGGTTTCCAACAATTCAGCGtgctcttctctctcctggAGCCCTGGGGTTTCTGCACCACCAAGAGCACCCTCTCCCTCTGGGTCTTCCGCCTGATAGACGAGAACCAGGACGGCCTTGTCAACTTTAAAGAGTTCTGCTGGGCCATCG ACACTTTGTGCTGTGGATCTTTCACAAATAAGCTGAAATTCCTCTTCAAGCTGCACTTGCCACCAG CCCATCGTCTGACATCTGAGGAAGAATTAGCCTCTGGGGACAACGGCCAATATAGGGCATTCTGCCACTCGGGGGTTCCGGCATAG
- the tbc1d8b gene encoding TBC1 domain family member 8B isoform X2, with amino-acid sequence MWLNPEEILLKNAFKLWLTEKDNEYFVLQRRRGYGEGGGGLTGLLVGTLDTVLDSTSKVAPFRILHHRPDSQVYWSIACGVTKEEIVQHWDWLQQNIMRTLSVFDSSDDITSFVQGKIRGLIAEEGKSSMVLEEDPEKFREALLRFEKWFELPPQEKLVTYYSCSYWRGKVPCQGWLYLSTNFLSFYSYLLGSEVKLVISWDEIWKLEKTANVILTESIHVLAHGEDHYFSMLMHLNETFVIMEQLADYSIKRLFDKEAFKKEPALSDPMQITKRGLEAHAKSAQFRTFFRLPNEENLLEAHESFLWVPFCHFNTLGKICLSENYLCFASQDGSQCHIIIPMREVVNVEKPDSSSKALTVCVRGKRAVRFSEVRDYQRLANSIRSRCGISPSPQHSASSGVIRGECQSLINHFEDNPDDVTLMVGQKDSSKAVSTEALMTVFHPQDVENLDPKMLKEKMKEQSWNIHFSEYGRGTSMFFTRKTRDLIVRGVPEALRGELWMLFSGAVNDMATHPGYYTEVVEQSLGTSTLATDEIERDLHRSLPEHPAFQSDTGISALRRVLTAYAYRNPKIGYCQAMNILTSVLLLYAKEEEAFWLLVAVCERMLPDYFNRRIIGALVDQAVFEDLIRENLPQLVEHMTDLSFFSSVSLSWFLTLFISVLPIESAVNVVDCFFYDGIKAILQLGLAVLDYNMDALISCHDDAEAVTILSKFFDSVTNKDSPLPSTVQQASVGHNDNSSRLNVDISELIREAYEKYGNIRSEEVESSRKRNKLYVIQTLEDTTKQNVIRVVSQEVKFSASNLDELYNLFKRQHFLSCYWTMQSPALLHHDPSLAYLEQYQLGFQQFSVLFSLLEPWGFCTTKSTLSLWVFRLIDENQDGLVNFKEFCWAIDTLCCGSFTNKLKFLFKLHLPPAFDLPEDGVIRKSPERGRGKVDLQAYLKQWQNEILKKEETIKDLPRINQNQFIQFSKTLYNIFQGDPEEETLYRAVAHVTSLLLRMEEVGRRLQETSSPTEPTKPSGASAAEEESSAEDASSPPESSDTTSSNNSQDAGTEVDWSFSFEQVLASLLNEPVIVRFFERPCDIQHKLAQARVAQLKLKVKK; translated from the exons ATGTGGCTGAATCCGGAGGAGATCCTGCTGAAGAACGCCTTCAAACTGTGGCTCACCGAGAAGGATAACGAGTACTTCGTGCTGCAGAGGCGACGGGGGTACGGAGAAGGTGGCGGCGGGCTGACAG GCCTCCTTGTGGGAACTCTGGATACTGTCTTGGACTCCACATCCAAAGTTGCCCCCTTCCGCATCCTTCACCACAGACCTGACTCACAAGTGTACTGGTCGATAGCATGTG GTGTCACCAAAGAGGAGATTGTTCAGCACTGGGATTGGCTGCAGCAGAACATCATGAGGACGCTCTCTGTGTTCGACTCCAGCGACGACATCACCAGCTTTGTACAGGGCAAGATCCGG GGTCTTATTGCTGAGGAAGGGAAGTCGTCCATGGTGCTGGAAGAAGATCCTGAGAAGTTCCGAGAGGCACTCTTGAGGTTTGAGAAGTGGTTTGAGCTGCCGCCGCAGGAAAAGCTGGTCACATATTACTCATGCAGCTACTGGAGAGGCAAAGTGCCGTGCCAGGGCTGGCTCTACCTCAGCACCAACTTCCTGTCCTTCTATTCATACCTGCTGGGGTCTGAGG TGAAGCTGGTCATCTCCTGGGACGAGATCTGGAAGCTGGAGAAAACTGCCAACGTCATTCTGACCGAGAGCATCCATGTCCTGGCTCACGGAGAGGACCACTACTTCTCCATGCTGATGCACCTTAATGAAACCTTCGTCATCATGGAGCAGCTGGCCGACTACTCCATCAAGCGCCTTTTTGACAAAGAGGCCTTCAAGAAAGAGCCGGCTCTCTCCGACCCGATGCAAATAACCAAGAG AGGCCTAGAAGCTCATGCAAAGAGTGCGCAGTTCCGTACGTTTTTCAGGCTTCCAAATGAGGAAAACCTGTTAGAGGCGCATGAGAGCTTCCTGTGGGTGCCCTTCTGCCATTTCAACACACTTGGCAAGATCTGTCTCTCGGAGAACTACCTGTGTTTTGCCAGTCAGGATGGCAGCCAATGCCATATCATCATTCCAATGCGAGAG GTTGTTAACGTTGAGAAGCCCGACTCCAGCAGCAAAGCTTTAACGGTGTGTGTGCGCGGCAAGAGGGCCGTGCGTTTCTCCGAGGTGCGGGACTACCAGCGGCTTGCCAACTCCATTCGTAGCAGGTGTGGCATCAGTCCCAGCCCTCAGCACTCCGCTTCATCAGGg GTCATACGAGGCGAATGTCAGTCACTCATCAACCACTTTGAGGACAATCCAGATGATGTGACGCTGATGGTGGGACAGAAGGACAGCAGCAAGGCTGTCAGCACAGAGGCGCTCATGACGGTTTTCCACCCCCAGGATGTTGAAAACCTTGACCCCAAAATG CTTAAAGAAAAGATGAAGGAGCAGTCTTGGAACATTCATTTCTCTGAATATGGACGTGGCACAAGTATGTTCTTCACCAGGAAGACACGAGACTTGATAGTCCGTGGTGTTCCTGAGGCCTTGAGGGGAGAGCTCTGGATGCTTTTTTCAG GAGCTGTGAACGACATGGCCACTCATCCCGGTTATTACACTGAGGTGGTTGAACAGTCTCTGGGCACGAGCACTCTGGCTACAGATGAGATTGAAAGAGACTTGCACCGCTCTCTGCCAGAGCACCCGGCCTTTCAGAGCGACACAGGGATCTCAGCTCTACGCAGGGTGCTCACTGCTTATGCCTACAGGAACCCGAAAATCGGATACTGCCAG GCCATGAATATTCTCACCTCAGTTCTCCTGCTCTACgcaaaagaggaggaggcgtTCTGGCTCTTAGTGGCCGTGTGTGAGAGGATGTTGCCGGATTACTTTAACCGCCGAATTATTG GTGCTTTGGTTGACCAGGCCGTGTTCGAGGACCTGATTCGGGAAAACCTGCCCCAGCTGGTGGAGCACATGACAGACCTGAGTTTTTTCTCGTCCGTGTCCTTGTCCTGGTTTCTCACGCTCTTTATCAGTGTCCTGCCCATAGAGAGCGCCGTGAACGTGGTGGACTGTTTTTTCTACGACGGCATAAAAGCCATCCTGCAGCTCGGCCTGGCGGTGCTGGACTACAACATGGATGCGCTGATCAGCTGCCATGACGACGCAGAGGCCGTGACCATCCTCAGCAA ATTCTTTGACAGTGTAACAAACAAAGACAGCCCGTTACCTTCCACGGTGCAGCAAGCGTCAGTGGGACATAATGATAATTCATCCCGCTTGAACGTGGATATCAGTGAACTGATCCGAGAGGCCTACGAG aAATATGGAAACATCCGttcagaggaggtggagagctcACGGAAAAGAAACAAACTCTATGTGATCCAGACACTGGAGGATACAACCAAGCAAAATGTT ATTCGAGTGGTGTCCCAAGAAGTCAAATTCAGTGCCTCAAACCTCGATGAGCTTTATAATTTGTTCAAA AGGCAGCATTTCCTCAGCTGCTACTGGACAATGCAAAGTCCAGCTCTTCTCCATCATGACCCCAGCCTGGCGTATTTGGAGCAGTACCAGTTGGGTTTCCAACAATTCAGCGtgctcttctctctcctggAGCCCTGGGGTTTCTGCACCACCAAGAGCACCCTCTCCCTCTGGGTCTTCCGCCTGATAGACGAGAACCAGGACGGCCTTGTCAACTTTAAAGAGTTCTGCTGGGCCATCG ACACTTTGTGCTGTGGATCTTTCACAAATAAGCTGAAATTCCTCTTCAAGCTGCACTTGCCACCAG CATTCGATCTTCCAGAAGATGGTGTGATAAGGAAAAGCCCAGAAAGAG GTAGAGGAAAGGTGGACCTGCAGGCCTACCTGAAACAGTGGCAAAATGAAATactgaagaaagaagaaacCATCAAGGACCTTCCCCGTATTAATCAG aATCAGTTCATCCAGTTCTCCAAGACCTTGTACAACATTTTCCAGGGCGACCCAGAGGAGGAAACTCTGTACCGAGCCGTGGCCCACGTTACCAGCCTCCTCCTGAGGATGGAGGAGGTAGgacggaggctgcaggagacgaGCAGCCCGACCGAGCCCACGAAGCCCTCTGGCGCCTCTGCTGCGGAGGAGGAGTCTTCAGCCGAAGACGCCTCCAGCCCCCCGGAGAGCTCTGACACCACCAGCTCCAACAACAGTCAGGATGCAGGAACCGAGGTGGATTGGTCCTTCTCGTTCGAACAGGTGCTGGCGTCTCTGCTCAACGAGCCGGTCATAGTCAGGTTTTTCGAAAGGCCCTGTGACATTCAGCATAAACTGGCACAAGCCAGGGTTGCCCAGCTGAAGCTGAAGGTAAAGAAGTGA